In Stutzerimonas stutzeri, a genomic segment contains:
- a CDS encoding branched-chain amino acid ABC transporter permease has product MQQTTAISAAKRKRWNAETILILIGVVGLVLAPLHFYPVFLMKVMCFALFACAFNLLLGYTGILSFGHAAFFGGAAYFTAHAVKQWGLTPELGILVGVVGAAFLGLVIGFLAIRRQGIYSTMITLALSQMFFFFCLQAPFTHGEDGIQGIPRGHLFGLIDLKEPLNMYFFVLTMFLLGMLAIWRIINSPFGMILKSIRENENRAISLGYTVSRYKLGAFVMSAALAGLAGGLKALVFQFATLTDVSWQMSGEVVLMTLLGGIGTLVGPVFGAALVTTLGNYFATSELPVTLVTGIIFMVCVLIFRRGIIGELYASRLGRRIERSRDE; this is encoded by the coding sequence ATGCAGCAAACGACCGCAATCTCCGCAGCTAAGCGAAAGCGCTGGAATGCCGAGACGATCCTGATCCTCATCGGTGTCGTCGGGCTGGTCTTGGCGCCCCTGCATTTTTATCCCGTATTCCTGATGAAGGTGATGTGCTTCGCGCTGTTCGCCTGCGCCTTCAACCTGCTCCTGGGCTACACCGGCATTCTCTCGTTCGGCCACGCGGCGTTCTTCGGCGGCGCCGCCTACTTCACCGCCCACGCGGTCAAGCAATGGGGCCTGACGCCCGAGCTGGGTATTCTGGTCGGCGTGGTCGGCGCCGCTTTCTTGGGCCTGGTGATCGGCTTCCTGGCGATCCGCAGGCAAGGCATCTATTCGACGATGATCACGCTGGCGCTGTCGCAGATGTTCTTCTTCTTTTGCCTGCAAGCGCCCTTCACCCATGGCGAAGACGGCATCCAGGGCATTCCGCGCGGTCATCTGTTCGGTCTGATCGACCTGAAAGAGCCGCTGAACATGTATTTCTTCGTGCTGACGATGTTCCTGCTCGGCATGCTGGCGATCTGGCGAATCATCAACTCGCCCTTCGGGATGATCCTCAAGTCGATTCGCGAAAACGAGAACCGGGCGATCTCCCTCGGCTACACCGTGTCGCGCTACAAGCTCGGCGCTTTCGTCATGTCGGCCGCGCTGGCAGGCCTGGCAGGTGGGCTGAAGGCCTTGGTGTTCCAGTTCGCCACCCTTACCGACGTCAGCTGGCAAATGTCCGGCGAGGTGGTACTGATGACGCTGCTCGGCGGCATCGGCACGCTGGTGGGCCCGGTGTTCGGTGCCGCGCTGGTGACCACGCTGGGCAATTACTTCGCGACGTCGGAGCTGCCGGTCACCCTGGTGACCGGCATCATCTTCATGGTTTGCGTACTGATCTTCCGCCGCGGCATTATCGGCGAGCTCTACGCCTCCCGCCTGGGCCGCAGAATAGAGCGCTCGCGCGACGAGTGA
- a CDS encoding branched-chain amino acid ABC transporter permease: MTAIFGVPIQAFLGQLLIGLINGSFYAMLSLGLAIIFGLIKVINFAHGAQYMMGAFAGYLLLKVLGIGYWPALILAPLIVGLVGAAVERLALSRLYNLDHLYGLLFTFGLALALEGAFRYYYGSSGQPYAVPSLLSGGYNLGFMFLPKYRAWVVLASLLICVSTWLLIEKTKLGSYLRAATENPTLVRTFGINVPLLLTFTYGLGAGLAGLAGILAAPIYQVSPLMGSNLIIVVFAVVVVGGMGSILGAVITGYMLGILEGLTKVFYPEASNIVIFVVMAIVLLVRPAGLMGRDG, encoded by the coding sequence ATGACGGCGATCTTCGGCGTACCTATCCAGGCTTTTCTCGGGCAGTTGCTGATCGGCCTGATCAATGGCTCTTTCTATGCCATGCTCAGCCTGGGCCTGGCGATCATTTTCGGCCTGATCAAGGTGATCAACTTCGCCCATGGCGCGCAGTACATGATGGGCGCTTTTGCCGGTTATCTGCTGCTGAAGGTGCTGGGCATCGGCTACTGGCCGGCGCTGATCCTGGCACCGCTTATCGTCGGGCTGGTCGGCGCGGCGGTAGAGCGGTTGGCGCTGTCACGGCTGTACAACCTCGATCACCTCTACGGCCTGCTGTTCACCTTCGGCCTGGCCCTCGCGCTGGAAGGCGCCTTCCGCTACTACTACGGTTCGTCCGGCCAGCCCTACGCGGTGCCAAGCCTGCTGTCAGGCGGCTACAACCTGGGTTTCATGTTCTTGCCCAAGTACCGCGCCTGGGTCGTGCTGGCGTCGTTGTTGATCTGCGTGAGCACCTGGCTGCTCATCGAAAAGACCAAACTCGGTTCGTACCTTCGCGCCGCCACCGAAAATCCCACCCTGGTGCGCACCTTCGGCATCAACGTACCCCTGCTGCTGACTTTCACTTACGGGCTGGGTGCCGGCCTGGCGGGGTTAGCCGGAATTCTTGCCGCGCCGATCTACCAGGTCAGCCCGTTGATGGGCTCGAACCTCATCATCGTCGTGTTCGCCGTGGTGGTGGTGGGCGGCATGGGGTCGATCCTCGGCGCGGTCATCACAGGCTACATGCTGGGGATTCTCGAAGGCCTAACCAAGGTGTTCTACCCCGAGGCATCCAATATCGTAATCTTCGTGGTCATGGCGATCGTGCTGCTCGTGCGCCCTGCGGGCTTGATGGGAAGGGATGGCTGA
- a CDS encoding ABC transporter ATP-binding protein, which yields MNDATPLLSVRELNAWYGESHALHGIDLDVHQGETVTLLGRNGVGKTTALRSIMGIIRKRTGTIQFDGRDMMHVPLHRAAHAGMGFVPEERGIFATLTVDENLNLPPIIAKGGMSTGEIYELFPNLQERRNSAGTKLSGGEQQMLAIARILRTGAKLLLLDEPTEGLAPVIVQRIGDVLLTLKQRGMTILLVEQNFRFASKVADRFYLVDHGRIVDSFHVSELSDRMTILNETLGV from the coding sequence ATGAATGACGCGACCCCGCTGTTGAGTGTTCGCGAGCTGAACGCCTGGTACGGCGAAAGCCATGCTCTGCATGGCATCGACCTGGACGTCCATCAGGGCGAGACGGTGACGCTGCTCGGCCGCAACGGCGTGGGCAAGACCACGGCGCTGCGCTCGATCATGGGCATCATCCGCAAACGGACCGGAACCATCCAGTTCGATGGTCGCGACATGATGCACGTACCACTGCATCGAGCTGCCCACGCGGGAATGGGCTTCGTGCCGGAGGAGCGCGGTATCTTCGCCACCCTGACGGTGGACGAGAACCTCAATCTGCCGCCAATCATCGCCAAGGGAGGCATGTCCACCGGCGAGATCTACGAGCTATTCCCCAACCTCCAGGAGCGCCGCAACAGCGCCGGAACCAAACTGTCCGGTGGTGAGCAACAGATGCTCGCCATCGCACGCATATTGCGCACCGGCGCGAAACTGCTACTGCTCGACGAACCCACCGAGGGCCTGGCGCCGGTGATCGTCCAGCGCATCGGTGATGTACTGCTGACCCTCAAGCAGCGCGGCATGACCATCCTGCTGGTGGAACAGAATTTCCGCTTCGCCAGCAAGGTCGCCGACCGCTTCTACCTGGTCGACCACGGGCGGATCGTCGACAGCTTCCATGTCAGCGAGCTGTCGGATCGCATGACGATACTCAACGAGACTCTGGGGGTCTGA
- a CDS encoding ABC transporter ATP-binding protein gives MTHSDSVVDRAGSAAGAQSSVVLSARGLRRDFKGFVAVNDVDLDVHHARVHALIGPNGAGKTTVFNLLTKFLQPSSGTITLLGEDITRTDPAKVARMGLVRSFQISAVFPHLTVLENVRVALQRPGGLATQFWLPLRSLNRLNERAIQLIESVGLQDACHSPAADLSYGRKRVLEIATTLALEPKVLLLDEPMAGMGHEDVHIVSEIIREVARERAVLMVEHNLKVVADLCDQVTVLQRGEILTSGDYRSVSQDARVREAYMGTEDE, from the coding sequence ATGACCCACAGCGATTCAGTTGTAGATCGTGCGGGGTCGGCGGCGGGCGCGCAATCGTCCGTCGTGCTCTCGGCGCGCGGGCTGCGCCGGGATTTCAAGGGTTTCGTGGCGGTGAACGATGTCGACCTGGACGTGCATCACGCCCGGGTCCATGCATTGATCGGGCCCAACGGCGCCGGAAAGACCACGGTATTCAACCTGCTGACCAAGTTCCTGCAACCATCCAGCGGCACCATCACGCTGCTCGGAGAAGACATCACTCGTACCGATCCGGCCAAGGTGGCACGCATGGGACTGGTGCGCTCATTCCAGATTTCAGCCGTTTTCCCGCACCTGACAGTGCTGGAAAACGTACGTGTGGCGCTGCAGCGTCCGGGCGGCCTGGCAACGCAGTTCTGGCTGCCGCTGCGCTCGCTGAACCGGCTAAACGAGCGGGCCATTCAATTGATCGAGTCGGTTGGCCTGCAGGATGCCTGTCATAGCCCGGCGGCGGATCTGTCCTACGGTCGCAAGCGAGTCCTGGAGATTGCCACCACCCTCGCCCTGGAGCCAAAGGTCTTGCTGCTGGACGAGCCGATGGCGGGTATGGGCCACGAGGACGTGCACATCGTGTCCGAAATCATCCGCGAGGTGGCGCGCGAACGCGCGGTCCTGATGGTCGAGCACAACCTGAAAGTCGTCGCCGATCTTTGTGATCAGGTGACCGTGCTCCAACGAGGGGAAATCCTGACCTCCGGTGATTACCGCAGCGTGAGCCAGGATGCACGCGTCCGCGAGGCGTATATGGGGACGGAAGATGAATGA